The following are encoded in a window of Chloroflexota bacterium genomic DNA:
- a CDS encoding dual specificity protein phosphatase family protein → MAALRDLDPPLRVDWIPGEWLDDGRPGRLGLTFLPGKHGASVRYPGRVYRRDLEIDLATLRSADVDVLLLLVDDAELARWGDPDIVRRASHAGIKVVRRPMTDGGAPASVEAMDEILDVVTEGRSRGDVAVACMGGVGRTGTVVACALVAAGVDADQAIRIVRETRHPQAVETAEQLAFVGEYGRHASRRRSSTLRP, encoded by the coding sequence GTGGCGGCCCTCCGAGACCTCGATCCTCCGCTGCGGGTCGACTGGATCCCAGGTGAATGGCTGGACGACGGCCGTCCCGGGCGGCTGGGCCTGACGTTCCTGCCCGGCAAGCATGGCGCTTCGGTGCGCTACCCGGGCCGCGTCTACCGCCGCGACCTGGAGATCGACCTGGCCACGCTGCGCTCTGCGGATGTCGACGTGCTGCTTCTGCTGGTGGATGACGCTGAGCTGGCACGTTGGGGTGATCCCGATATCGTCCGGCGCGCGAGCCACGCCGGGATCAAAGTCGTGAGACGACCCATGACCGATGGCGGGGCCCCAGCATCGGTCGAAGCCATGGACGAGATCCTCGACGTGGTGACCGAGGGCCGATCGCGCGGCGATGTGGCCGTCGCGTGCATGGGGGGCGTTGGTCGCACCGGTACGGTGGTTGCCTGCGCGCTGGTCGCTGCTGGGGTTGATGCCGATCAGGCGATCCGCATCGTGCGCGAGACCCGTCACCCACAGGCGGTCGAGACGGCTGAGCAACTTGCGTTCGTCGGCGAGTACGGACGTCATGCCAGCCGACGCCGATCGAGTACCCTGCGCCCGTGA